From the genome of Rhinatrema bivittatum chromosome 11, aRhiBiv1.1, whole genome shotgun sequence:
ATGGAACTCAGCCTGGCCACTGCCCTAAAGCCTATCATGAGGTTTGTATGTCAAGAAGCTGAGGATATGGCGAAGGGCAGCTTATGAGCACAAGGGGGAATTTTTATGAGATAGATGATGAGAAAATGAGTTTCTGACCAGTGCCAAGGAGGATGGCTCGGTGGGTCTGCTCTAGCAAATACCCTGTTTCTCTGTTATATTCAGTGCAGACTCTTGAAACTGAGGTGCGCTGGGATGGGGGACAGCATTAGCCAGCGATGGTGCATACCGGATGAGGAAGATTATGGAGGCTGTTGGATGAATATCTTGAGCATGTTCATGACAGTGAGGTGGCGATGGGTATTTTCAGACAAttagctcctcccctctgccaGAAAAATAAGCAGTGAGATGCCAGTAATGGGAGGGTGGTCCATGAGGATGATAAGATGCCATGAAGACAGGGCAGGGAAAACTCCAATCCATCCCTTTTTAACTCCCCCAGTAAAGGCTGACACGGATCCGGGAAGAAAAAGCCACGCTGTGCAGTCTAGGGATGCTCGCAGACAtgttttcattttcctttcttttggggTCAGGGTTGATTTCGTTTTGGGGGATGTCGTGTTTGTTTTACTCCTATGAATGTCTGGGTTTATTGTCATGGGGAAAgaagaaggggtggggggagggaattatctcctttttgaaaaaaaGGAGTTGACTGTATGGTAAAGGAGTTGAATGTATGGTAGGCTTTTATCTTGCCTATGTATTGTTGTGACATtcaataaaaatccaaaatttaaaaaaagaaaaagaaaaactaaagaaaagaaaaaatgaccCCATCCCAGCGGCAACCTAATTTCCCAAAACCCACTCCCAGGCCCTCCCCCTGATCCCTGCCCACATCCTCAGCCCCTCTTAACCTACAGGAACAATCCTTGCCAATGTCACCTAGCAATTATTTCAGTATTGACCCAAGACCACCGAGAGAGCATCTTCCACTAGACTAGTCTCGCTTGCTTCCCAGTAAAGATTCGCTTCTCTTTCTAATCACTGCTCCTGCAGGTGGGACGAATGTCTACTGATATCTTTCTTTTGCATTTTCAGCACTGTGCCTCTGTTAGGAGGCAACGGAGAAGCCACAGCCAATATAGGGGTTTTCTCCAATCCAGTTTTCACGGATCCAGTCCAGCTGGACCAGACAGTTCCGGTGGGCTCGGAACTCTATATCGGAATGTATGTAACAGCTGTTGACGGTGACACGTTTGCTAGCACAGCACAGAATTGCTTCGCCGTCCCTGAAAAGAACCCCAATGACCCCAACAGAGTGGACCTGATCAAAAACAGGTAAGCGAGCGCGAAGGAGACTCGGTCTCCGGTCGCCATCCTCCATGTGACTTCTATCCCCAGTGAGGAGTCATGAACCACTGCGCTAGTTTCACCATCGACTTTTTAGGAAGCTGCCGAGCGATGTCCCCGTCCCCTCCAAATTAACTTTGCCCTGTGTTGTGCTCaaatatacatttgaaaattgcaactTCAGAGCAGGGTCCATAACACCTCAGAAATCACATCTCCCCTGCCCACTTCCAACCCTAGATCATGCTTTGTGACTCATTCAGTCCATTGCTGCTTGATACAATAAGTCgagaacattgtttaaaaagaaaactgtATACAAATATGAAAATTGTAGCGACTTTAATTAGTAGCAAAGTCATACAGTTTATAGAATGAGAGGAAAGTTATCATGAACTCAGTTTAAAATAATTGAACAAGATCAACCCCTGTCAGCACCTGCTAATTGAAATGTGTTCTGTCAGGCTCCTCAGTACCTGTGCGGGAGTTCAGTTTCTATCAATTTTTATTCTGTGAACTCAGCTAGAAAGGGGAGATGGAAGGTTAAATGGATTAAGGTGGATTAAGATTAAGGTGGAGAGATGATGTGGCCTATTGCATCATGAAAGCTGATCCCCAGTGACAGCCAGACCCGACCTTGTAAGGTAAACACATGGTATTGAGAGACATGACCTCGTATACAATTGCACATACACACCTACAATGCAATGAGAAAGAAACCTCACAGTCAGGAGTTATGCAATACTCAAGAGTAGTAAGGTAAACACATGGTATTGAGAGACATGACCTGgtatacacatgcacatacacacctaCAATGCAAAGAGAAAGAAACCTCACAGTCAGGAGTTATGCGATACTCAAGTGTAGTAAGGTAAACACATGGTATTGAGAGACATGACCTCgtatacacatgcacatacacacctaCAATGCAAAGAGAAAGAAACCTCACAGCCAAGAGTTATGCGATACTCAAGAGTAGTAAGGTAAACACATGGTATTGAGAGACATGACCTCctatacacatgcacatacacacctaCAATGCAAAGAGAAAGAAACCTCACAGTCAGGAGTTATGCGATACTCAAGTGTAGTAAGGTAAACACATGGTATTGAGAGACATGACCTCgtatacacatgcacatacacacctaCAATGCAAAGAGAAAGAAACCTCACAGCCAAGAGTTATGCGATACTCAAGAGTAGTAAGGTAAACACATGGTATTGAGAGACATGACCTCGTATACAATTGCACATACACACCTACAATGCAATGAGAAAGAAACCTCACAGTCAGGAGTTATGCGATACTCAGGAGTAGTAAGGTAAACACATGGTATTGAGAGACATGACCTCgtatacacatgcacatacacacctaCAATGCAAAGAGAAAGAAACCTCACAGTCAGGAATTATGCGATACTCAAGAGTAGTAAGGTAAACACATGGTATTGAGAGACATGacctcatatacacatgcacatacacacctaTAATGCAAAGAGAAAGAAACCTCACAGTCAGGAATTATGCGATACTCAAGAGTAGTAAGGTAAACACATGGTATTGAGAGACATGACCTGgtatacacatgcacatacacacctaCAATGCAAAGAGAAAGAAACCTCACAGTCAGGAGTTATGCGATACTCAAGAGTAGTAAGGTAAACACATGGTATTGAGAGACATGATCTCgtatacacatgcacatacacaccaaCAATGCAAAGAGAAAGAAACCTCACAGTCAGGAGTTATGCGATACTCAAGAGTAGTAAGGTAAACACATGGTATTGAGAGACATGACCTCctatacacatgcacatacacacctaCAATGCAAAGAGAAAGAAACCTCACAGTCAGGAGTTATGCGATACTCAAGTGTAGTAAGGCAAACACATGGTATTGAGAGACATGACCTCgtatacacatgcacatacacacctaCAATGCAAAGAGAAAGAAACATCACAGTCAGGAATTATGCGATACTCAAGAGTAGTAAGGTAAACACATGGTATTGAGAGACATGATCTCgtatacacatgcacatacacaccaaCAATGCAAAGAGAAAGAAACCTCACAGTCAGGAGTTATGCGATACTCAAGAGTAGTAAGGTAAACACATGGTATTGAGAGACATGATCTCgtatacacatgcacatacacaccaaCAATGCAAAGAGAAAGAAACCTCACAGTCAGGAGTTATGCGATACTCAAGAGTAGTAAGGTAAACACATGGTATTGAGAGACATGACCTCctatacacatgcacatacacacctaCAATGCAAAGAGAAAGAAACCTCACAGTCAGGAGTTATGCGATACTCAAGAGTAGTAAGGCAAACACATGGTATTGAGAGACATGACCTCctatacacatgcacatacacacctaCAATGCAAAGAGAAAGAAACCTCACAGTCAGGAGTTATGCGATACTCAAGTGTAGTAAGGCAAACACATGGTATTGAGAGACATGACCTCgtatacacatgcacatacacacctacaaatgcaaagagaaagaaACATCACAGTCAGGAATTATGCGATACTCAAGAGTAGTAAGGTAAACACATGGTATTGAGAGACATGATCTCgtatacacatgcacatacacaccaaCAATGCAAAGAGAAAGAAACCTCACAGTCAGGAGTTATGCGATACTCAAGAGTAGTAAGGTAAACACATGGTATTGAGAGACATGACCTCctatacacatgcacatacacacctaCAATGCAAAGAGAAAGAAACCTCACAGTCAGGAGTTATGCGATACTCAAGTGTAGTAAGGCAAACACATGGTATTGAGAGACATGACCTCgtatacacatgcacatacacacctaCAATGCAAAGAGAAAGAAACATCACAGTCAGGAATTATGCGATACTCAAGAGTAGTAAGGTAAACACATGGTATTGAGAGACATGATCTCgtatacacatgcacatacacaccaaCAATGCAAAGAGAAAGAAACCTCACAGTCAGGAGTTATGCGATACTCAAGAGTAGTAAGGTAAACACATGGTATTGAGAGACATGATCTCgtatacacatgcacatacacaccaaCAATGCAAAGAGAAAGAAACCTCACAGTCAGGAGTTATGCGATACTCAAGAGTAGTAAGGTAAACACATGGTATTGAGAGACATGACCTCctatacacatgcacatacacacctaCAATGCAAAGAGAAAGAAACCTCACAGTCAGGAATTATGCGATACTCAAGAGTAGTAAGGCAAACACATGGTATTCAGAGACATGACCTCgtatacacatgcacatacacaccaaCAATGCAAAGAGAAAGAAACCTCACAGTCAGGAGTTATGCGATACTCAAGAGTAGTAAGGCAAACACATGGTATTGAGAGACATGATCTCgtatacacatgcacatacacacctaCAATGCAAAGAGAAAGAAACCTCACAGTCAGGAGTTATGCGATACTCAAGAGTAGTAAGGCAAACACATGGTATTGAGAGACATGATCTCgtatacacatgcacatacacacctaCAATGCAAAGAGAAAGAAACCTCACAGTCAGGAGTTATGCGATACTCAAGAGTAGTAAGGTAAACACATGGTATTGAGAGACATGATCTCgtatacacatgcacatacacacctaCAATGCAAAGAGAAAGAAACCTCACAGTCAGGAGTTATGCGATACTCAAGAGTAGTAAGGCAAACACATGGTATTGAGAGACATGACCTCGTATACACATGTACATACACACCTACAATGCAAAGAGAAAGAAACCTCAGAGTCAGGAGTTATGCAATACTCAAGAGTAGACAAGGCCAGGCTTAAGCACTCGGCTAGCGTCCCCTCAGCAATGTTCGTGCATCTCTTACCATGCACAGGTTTCCTCCTTCCTTGCATGGTATTTAAACCTTGGCCAACGCTTCCGCTCTTGCAAAATAGTCCAGTGATTATAGTTTTGCCCCATTTATTTCGTGCATGGTCAGGAAGCAGCAGTGGGCTGCTTTAATGAAGGACCCGGTCTCCAGTCCCTGCCCCCACCTAGCTAATGGCtgctcccctcttctcttcccagCTGCCCAGCCTTTAACTTCGTTAAGATGATAGAAAACGGCGTTTCCCTGCAAATTAGATTCAGCATCAGGAGCTTTACCTTCGGCAACTCCGGTACCGTTTATATCTACTGTACGCTGCGGCTATGTGCCAAGAACAGCCCAGACTGTGACGCAGTAAGTACTGGACCAAGGGCCATCATAGAGTGCCTGGCAAAGAGTGAATGACAGGTGGGACCCCCTTCCATAATGGGATCCGCTTTTGTCTGAATCGATACCGACTGCCTGTATGGGATCTGATTCTCTCAGAAGCTTAGTGGGCTTCTTAGGGTGCGAGGGGGGGGTTACTGCTCCAACCACAGAGGCCGAGACTGAGAGGGGGGCAGGGGGTCCTGTGGAGGTGAATGCGCCTTCTCTGAAGTGATTAGCTGTGAGAGggatattattattaattattatttctTCTATTCCATAAAGTGTAAAGCCTCGGGACGTGCGGCCGGAGGCCTCGAGTCCGAACCGATGATCGCTGGCCCAATAACATTTTCAGGTATTGTACCCTGGTATCTCCTCTAAATCTAGTGGCAGGGTACTAAAGtcgtttaaaaagaaaagagaattaagGCTGAAGGATCAGTCCAAGAGGCAAAGGCAAAGCAGAGCAAAACGTGCCCTCAACCCTTTATCCACAATGATGTTTTATGGAGAAAacctttcctcctgctccagtgAGAGGTTTAATCCTGCACCCACCCATCCTCCACCCATCCTCCATCTTCAGTCAGTAAGAGGACAATGTGCAAAGCTATTTCCTCGTGTAACTGTTGATTTACCCAAATAAATCGGCTGTTCCTGCTGCACTACAAAGGGAGGGTCCAGCTCATAGGAGATAACAGTGTGCGTACAGGACATCAGCCTGAACAGGAGGCAGGGGCAAAATAGGTGGGCGCTGTGCTGCTGCTGATTTAATGAGAAATGGGCCTGTGGCTTCCCGGGGAGATTTGCAGAAAGCGCATGAGCTAGCTGGCAGGTACTTTGTGCATTTTCATCAATATTGCTGCCTGGAATCCGTATTTTACAGCTTTTGTTGTTCTGTCTGGGTAAACGATGCATTTTGCATCTCCCGTGCATTAAGAAACCTTTGGATGCTGTCCAGTTACACGGGGACTAATACTGAGAGTCACCTGGAAGTCACATGCCAGGCTCAGTGAGCAATCAAAGTGCCAGTAGCAGGATGGCAGGGTTTCCACTGAAAGAGGAAATGAGAGGGCAGAGGATCAATGAGATTCTGGGAAAGGCTGGCTCCTCAGTCCTATTGCTTGGGAAGGACCTGGGTGCTTGGGCAGTGCGGATGATGTTAGTGCAACGGGAGCTACCAAGGAGATGGCACCATGTCCAGGATAGGGTCACCTCTTGGCTCCAAATACTGAAatttatttctattctttttctttgttttttggaaAAGATCCTTCGGATTCCGGCTTCCACACAGGTAATCCATAAAGTTTGTCTTGCTTTCGCTACTAGAGCTCATGTTACTGAAAAGATATCAGTGATGAACCCTAGCGACCTTGTTGGTCATTGTCCAGGAGAGCCCTCAGCttgttaccccctcccccccaccaaaccccccccccccccccccccccccgcaaatcATTTTTGTGAAAGAAGTTCC
Proteins encoded in this window:
- the LOC115073500 gene encoding uromodulin-like, which codes for MSTVPLLGGNGEATANIGVFSNPVFTDPVQLDQTVPVGSELYIGMYVTAVDGDTFASTAQNCFAVPEKNPNDPNRVDLIKNSCPAFNFVKMIENGVSLQIRFSIRSFTFGNSGTVYIYCTLRLCAKNSPDCDACKASGRAAGGLESEPMIAGPITFSDPSDSGFHTAFSWTLLAGALLSLRLL